Sequence from the Meriones unguiculatus strain TT.TT164.6M chromosome 5, Bangor_MerUng_6.1, whole genome shotgun sequence genome:
TTCATAGCTGGAGCAGCAAATGCACTTaacccttaactgctgagccatctcttcagaccctgAAAACTTACTAGAAATcttccctcctgagtgctgggattgaaggcatgcaccaccacacctggctagaaCTTGTTTTAAAATCTGGTAGGCTGGAAAGATGCACCTGCctagagcactgcttgctcttccagaggtcacaagttcaattcccagcaaccacatggtggctcataaccatctataatgaaatctggtgccctcttctggcattcaggtgtacatgtagacatGTATTACGttgtatatatataatgaataaatcttaaagaaaggagagagagaaagaaaacgaaagaaaaaggaaggaaggaagaaagaaagaaagaaagaaagaaagaaagaaagaaagaaaagaaagaaagaaaagaaagaaggaagatctGGTAATCTGTGTTTGAatagtgctttctttttttccagaggCTCCAAGCTCAGATCCCAGTACATAaagagtggctcacaaccaccaataactccagctccaagggatctaatcccctcttctggcctttaagGGCGCCTGCAGACAAGTGAGCGTgccgcgagcacacacacacacacacacacacacacacacagtcctttacaatttttttttagacTGGTAATCCCTTGTTTCTCATTGCCCAGCCCATCATGCATATTACCCAGTGAGATACCATGGATTTTCTTCAGTCTTGGTGATATTTGTGTAGCATTGTTTCAGGTTCCACCTAACACTCAAAGACTGGTTataggccaggtgtggtagtgcatgcctatcATTCTGAACAGACCTCaggctgaagtaggaggatcacAGCACCGGTTTGAGGGCAGCTTGGGCTCTTCAGATTGTTCAAGTTTCCGCCAATTTAAAACCTTTCAAGCTATGTAGAATTGCAATTTCATAGATGTGTTGATTGGAAATCTGAAAACTTTTTGTAAGGAAAACGGATTTAAGGAATAAGGAAAAGGAACAATGAAAGATATCTGTTTTTAAGCCTGTGGATGATTTGCTGTGTGTGGCCTTGGACATGTCTCTTTCCTgtaattttgtttctctttaaagaaaaataccAATTCTGGTGTTTTGAAGCTTGGCaaacattttaaattgttttgggGCAGGCCAATACTGCTCAGTGGtcgtttctatttatttttagagaATGTTTCAGTAAGTAGTTCATACTGGCCTCAGActccagcttcccaagtgctgagatgacagccCTGTTCCACTTTGTCTGGTCTAGACATTGAGGTCATGACTGTTAATTCCCAAGTATGTGGTCAGGTGCCAGAGACAGAGACTACTCTGCTCTGTTACTTACATTCAGCAGTTATTCCTAGGTGTGATATGTGGTCTCTCTCTTTTCAGGTAGAATGGAAGAGTCTCACTTCAATTCTAACCCATACTTCTGGCCTTCTATTCCAACAGTCTCAGGGCAGGTAAGTGCTGTTTGCTTTTGTTCTGTCCAGCATTTATTTCAGCTCTGAGTGCTAAGTTCTTCATCATTGGTTCTACTGTGTGGGGCTGAAGCAAAGTAAAACACGTTATTTCACTGGATCCTTTATTATTGAGAGTAACATAGTGCTTGGGCCTGGCTCCTGTCCAGAAACAAGATATCAATTCCTTGTTGCTTGCTCtctgagatgatgatgatgatgggaaGTCCTTAGGGGCAGACAGAATCAGACTGGCCCTTTCTGAAGAGGGCTCTCCTCTGACCTTCCTTTTAGATTGAAAACACTATGTTCATCAACAAGATGAAGGATCAGCTGTTGCCAGAGAAAGGCTGTGGACTGGCGCCACCTCACTATCCCACTTTGCTGACAGTGCCTGCCTCAGTGTCCCTGTCCTCTGGCATCAGCATGGACACAGAGTCCAAGGCAGAACAGCTGACTCCACACAGTCAGGCATCAGTTACTCAGAATATCACAGTGGTCCCTGTGCCATCTACAGGACTGATGACTGCGGGTAAGCACCCCTGCTCCTCTCCAATCTGAGGTGTTGATCTCCCATGATCAGTACCCCAGTCTGGAGGGCTCTGAAGAAATGGGGAGTGGGGTATATGTTTAATTCCTCAATCAGATTTTTATTAAGTGCCTACTGTGTACCTAGCAATGTGCTAGGCATTGTGGGGGATACAAAGAAGTAGAAGATGCGGTCCCTGCCTTTGAGGAGGTGacattctttccttctctgaaTCAAGGAGTCTCCTGTTCTCAGAggtggagaagagaagggagtcAATCAAGGGGTAAATCTCACTGTTACCAGGGGGGCTGGGGACAAGGGTTAGGAAACCATTATTTTTTTGTACAGGGTTTGGGATTTCCTGTATCCTATGGGCTGGAGGGTGGTGGTGAGGGGTTAATTTGACAGTTGTGTGGGGGGAGATGAAATAGATTAATGTCAGAGATGAACAGCATGACCCCATCTCCTTTTTCTCCCCAACCCCAGGTCCTGGTTTGGTAATCACATCCCCATCAGGCTCTCTCGTGACCACAGCCTCGTCAGCCCAGACCTTCCCTATTTCGGCTCCCATGATTGTCTCAGCTCTTCCCCCTGGCTCACAAGCCCTACAGGTggtccctgacctctccaagaagGTAGCATCAACCCTACCTGAGGAAGGAGgcggaggtggtggtggaggtggcacTGTGGCTCCTCCTAAGCCTCCTCGGGGCCGCAAGAAGAAGCGGATGCTGGAATCAGGGCTTCCTGAAATGAATGACCCTTACGTCCTTGCCCCTGAGGATGATGACCATCAGAAAGATGGCAAGACCTACAGGTAGGAATCAAAGCCAGGGGCAGGACAGGTTGAGGGTCACTGAAGTCTCCCCTATCTTCTTTGGGTCCTGCCCCAAGTCAGGCTCTGTGCTTTCAGCATCTGTCCACCTGAGAGCCATTTGCATGTCCAGGTGTCCTGTATGTGATAGGAAGGTGGAGCTACTGGCACTTGTTATCATGTAGGCCCCCTCTTCCACTCGACCCTGTTAAAACTAGGCTTTATCATAATCCttgactgatttttttgaatgacAGGAGAATTTGTCTCTTGTAATAAGGCTTCAGACTGGGTTCCAGACAGTGtctgcagctttttttttctttctgtatcttaTTTTCTAAGAAATCTTTCTGGTAAGCACCTTACCTAACCTGCGTGCCATCCACCAGCTCTTGGGCGGCGTTGAGCACTAAGCTCCCATCAGCCCCTGCAtggttgggatgggaggaataGTATACCTATAAAATGACTGTTTGCTCACTTTCTAATTCATGGAAGTCattttgatcctcctttctcttatGTTGTCCATTCCGAAAAGCACATGCGTAATTGCATGTGCACTGTGTACGGAGAAACTCCTTACCCTTTGAAGGCTGCATAATTTTAATCTCCCTGAGAGCTGTCAGGGTCCCTAGTGGGTTCTGGGCACTTGGTCCCAATGTGCAGATCGGGTTAACTGTTAACACAGCTTTGCTATAGACAGGGGAAGATTTGCATGGCTGGGAGACTGGTTCTGTCCTTAGTGTACCGAGATGGGCAATGTTGTTCCCATTTTAGGAGCGAAGGGAACTGCGGCACAGGAAATGGACAGAGCCTTGGGCTCATGGATTCAGTTCCCGGCTCCACCACGAacttgctgtgtgaccctgggcaagtccttttcccctctctgcgcctcagtttcctcatctgtaaaatggggagcCCCAATTCTTTGTATGCCTCCCATTTGTTGGGAGTATAGATAATCTTTAAAATGTTGGGAAGTTCAGAAAGATGAGAGCTAATCATTTTTTAGCATTATTTACTTGAACTGTTTAGTCCTTCTATAGAGAGTATCCACAAGTACACTGTTTAAATACCTCTTTATACATGAAAAAGAGGGCGGTGTTGCTATGCAGAATATTGAGCACTGCAGAATTCCAGCTGTAATGCAGAAGTTCATTGTAGCTTTATTATTACAGGTGTACCCCACTTTATACAATAAGTGTTCCTGGAAAATGTTTACATCATACCATATTATAAAGGTACCTGACAAGTTTGATTCATTTAAAGGCATTCTTTTATTATAACAGTTAATGAAAATCCCTTTAAACTTGATTGTGTAGatacctggattttttttttttactgtatttgtGTAAAGTGAGGCCGTTGTGACGTGAGATGCATTTTATAACATGTTCAAGTAGCGGAGGCAGCCCTTCTGGTCGACCAGGATCCTCAGTTCTGCCaagttagtttttttgtttttttttctccatactaAAATTATTCTGGATTTCCCAGCTATGTATGACTATATACATGGATATGTATGCAAAGAATTGTGAGTACACAGTTGGAAGATGCCTTTTAGGACCTTTTGCCCTTAGTGTTTTTTGAATTCTTGAAAGCCCTCACACTTGGATGATTAAAGGGAACCTTGAAACTCAACAGTGACTATATCATAGATGAAAAAAATTCCTTCATAAACTTAAAATTACAAAGTCCAAAGGGATCTTCTAAGTCACAAAGAGTCCTGACCTTCTTTGTTGTGCATTTGGACTAAAAAAGAAGAACCCTGATTTTGGGGCATGTGTATGTCAGCTACTTGCAGCCCAGTTGTTAGCGTGACGGGGTACGTTAGGTGCTGTTACTGTGGATAAGCCAACCTAGCTCTAAGTCTTTGTTCCCATCTGTGAGATCAGTGGGAAACTCAGACTGATCTACTGTATAAAAGTAGTTTTGAGGGGAAACCTGAACATTGGAAATGTTTTCAGCATCTTAGAAAAAGCTGGGGTAGTAATATAGAGTGATCTTTGAATCCAAGGCCACTGCATACCATTCCTAATGGGTCTGATACACACAGTGTCCATTGAAGTTATAGAGTAAATGATGTGGTGCTAGCTTTCTCTCCCACTGCCGCAGCTGTCCTGAGTCagatttctaatagccagaacctgacaGTAAAGGACTTGTTTGGCTTCCTAAGCTTCAAGAGTTTTTAAATGCAGGTTGAATACTCCCTGTCCAGAAGTGGTTGAGACTTTGGCTTCTTTCAAATCTTGGAATATTGCATGTATATAATGAGATATCTTGGGTATGGGACCTGAGTCTGAACATGAAATTTATATGTTAAGCTGCATGTGGTGGCTGGCACATACCAGCAATCTCAGTACCCAAGGGGATGAGGCAGGAGTATTtggagttcagtgccagcctggtctgcataacCTCTCAAGAATAAGAATAGAATGAGTTGCTGTGGAGCTGCTGTGAGACTCTGTTGGGCTCAGAAAGGCATAGCTCCCTCCACTTCCCCTCTCTGGGTAGTGGCTCCAGCCTAGAAGGGCTCTCCCTAACACTTTGgactttttaactttttctctgAAGTTTCTTTAACCCATGTAACTGCTAGGCTGTCCTGGGGCTGCCTGTTTGCTGAAACTTCATGCCTAACTTAAAAAGgccctggttttctttttctccatctccCTTATTCAGGCATCTGCCACGATTACAACTTGCCTTCCTTGCACTTTTTCTTTTACACTTTAATAAACTTGTGTTCAAGCTTTAAGTGTGAGAAAGGAATTCATTTGTTTCAAATATAGCCAGCCTAAAGGTAATTTTACATGGTATTTTTAGTGAGCCTGTGTTTTGACTTCCATCTGTCCCGTTAAGTAATATGTAGAATTTTTCACTTACGGTGTGATGTTGGTCCTTAGAAAGTTGGAGCATTTTGGGTCTTAGACTTTTGGAATTAGGGAGGCACAGCCTGTACTCTGTCACCAAAGGTCAGTGCCTTCATCTGGCAGAGCGACAGTCACCCTCTGTATGAATACTTCTCGTGCCAAACCTATACTGTGAGCATTGTCACGTCATGGTGAATAGCTTTTGACAGATCGCTCGTCATTGGAacttttggtttcctttttgtaGAATTAGGAGAACACCTGCCAGGTTATTTTGAGTAGAAACAAGGGCGCTTAGAAGTACCTGCCCCAGTCAGTCCCTGGCAATATCAAGCAGCAGCTATGGTCGGCATGATGACCATCTGACCATCATTATTGTCATTATACCCTAGGATCTTTTGAGACTGGTTATTCTGTTGCCAgtcctttgtttgagacagggtctcatgcagcccaggctggccttgaactcctggttgTCTTGCCTCCCACTTCTTGGGTACTAGGATTCCAGGCCTGTGTCAATCTGCCTGGTTTGCCAGCCTATTTTCAGTTAAGTTTTTCAGATTCTTCTCTAATTAAAgctttgttgaagatttttttttctttctgatttcttaaCACAGGATTTCTCACTGTAACCCAAGCTGGAATACAAGCCCATTGCAGGCCTGCTTCAGATTCCCGAGTGCTAGAATTatgttcttttttataattaactTTCGAGGGTGATGGgatttgaattaaaatatatGCTAGGCTGAGGATACAATTCCGTATAAGAGCACTTGCCTGGTATGAGGCAGGGCTtaggttcaagccccagcactgtaaaaacatttctttttgaaCAATGAACATGGTCTACCTGGACTGAGAAACTCTAGTTATCAAAGGAACTTATTTTACATTAGTTCAGTGTCATACAAGTGGCATTATGTCCAGTTGCTAACTTCAAGTCTTTGTAAAATATTTGTATCATTGGCACACCCATCAATATTCAAAGCTGTGAGCAATAATGTATTATTAATAAAGAACATTTAGCTTACCTTTGATGGTCCTGGCTGCTTGTTGGCCATTCTAGAGGCAAACATTAATGTCTTCATTTTAAAGATCAGAAGATTTGGGTTTAGGTTAACAGGAAACCTATAACTGAACTCTGTTGCACTAGACTCCAAGTGCCTAGACTCCCATTGACTGTTTACTTTGGTCCATCCTGTCTCCTGTGCAGTGTTTGGATGTCTTAGTCAATAGCCAGTGTAGTCAAAGTTTTCTTCAGAGTTATAAAATGAGTAGAAAGTGAAAATTGGTTTTCAAGTTACTAGGAGTTTAGTGAAAGCATTAATATAGAGTCTACAGCAAATGATAATATTTTCTCAGAAGGAACTTGTTCTTTCTATTAAAACAAATtctgaaatgaaaaaagaacacaAGAATCATCCCGTACCCTTTGGTACCCAATTTTCAAAGATAAGGTGGCAAGAAGAGTAGCTCATCCCTAGTGGCCTTGCTTCCAGAACACCGCCCTTTCTGCTGTAGTATGCCCTGGCAAGCTGGTTCTTGTCACATGTAAATAGCTTTTACTCAATAAAGTCAAAGAGGCTATGGCTTAATTTGCAGGAGACCTCCTTTTTGATATTGTTGGGTAGTGCTAGAGCAGGAAGGATCCATTGGTCCAGGTGACCAGTACAATTGTATTCAGGTGCTGTGGATGCCACCTGGAGTGCCAGCACTGGCTTCATTgtgttaagaaaaagaaaaggtttagtATAGTGGCATCATTGcttttcagtcattttttttctcgTTAAGACTTAAGGATTATAATCCACTTCTAACAGTTACCTTGGCTTGTTTCAAAATTCGTTTTTATTTGACTGACTTGAGGCTGGGAGCAGGGGCAAGTGATTAATGGAACATCAGCTACAGAGTAGAGACCAGACATCAGTTGGGAAAGCCCCTCCAGTTAATTCTGGCACTTTCCATCTCCTCTTTAGCAGTCACTACAAAAACTAGGGGCCAAATTTCATCTGGAGATGAAAGCTCTCATCTAGTCAGTTCTCCTTCATTATTGCCTGCAGACTTGAAGACTACTAAGAGACAAATAGATAACACAGGGAAGCTAGGAACAGGCGTTAACTTGACAAGTTTGAAAGCTTACCTGGCCCAATAAAATCTTtttatcagtggttctcagcctatagggctcaaatgaccctttcacaggggtcacctaagaccatgggaaaacaacagatgtttacattatgagtcataacagtagcaaagttaaagctatgaagtagcagcaaaataattttatggttggggggtcaccataacatgaactgtgttaaagggctgcagcatctggatggctgagaaccactgatctgtGTTCGCTGGCTCATAACACTTTCTGCCTTACCAGAGTTGAATGCTTATTCTGTACACTTAAGAGTATCTAGTCACTTACCGAGCATTTATTGAGTACTTCTGAATACAGGGCACTGTGTTAGGTTAGGAGTAGAggctgggcttggtggtacatagctataatcccagcatttgggaggtaagAAAGAAGCgtatcatgagttcaaggccagcctgagctacatgagaccctttctttaaatagaaaagaaaaagctccTACAGACTTCACTGTAGTTGGAACAGGAAATGGGGTTAGTTAGGTGGGCTTCTCATGTCAGGGTTGCGAGGCTCAGCAGCACCTCCTGATGGGAAGGCTCTAATGTTGCCCTTGCTTGGGCAGGTGCCGGATGTGCTCGCTGACCTTCTACTCAAAGTCGGAGATGCAGATCCACTCCAAGTCACACACCGAGACCAAGCCCCACAAGTGCCCGCACTGCTCCAAGACCTTCGCCAACAGCTCCTACCTGGCCCAGCACATCCGTATCCACTCAGGGGCCAAGCCCTATAGTTGTAACTTTTGTGAGAAATCCTTCCGCCAGCTCTCCCATCTGCAGCAGCACacccggtaaggctgctcttaCCCCTAACCTAGCCACAAAACCCCCAAGGCCATGTGGCCTGTGCCAGCTGTTCTCTCCTTTGCCTTTTGAAATCTTACTCTGTTACTGTCTGAAAATTAAACTATGTATCCTAGAAGAATGGGGGGCCTTGAAAATTGTGATTTCCAATCCCCAACTCTGGAACAATTTTtgtggtttctctctgtgtctgtttggaaatcttctacAGAGCAGACCCTGCTTTTACTATATGCTTCAGTTCAGAGCCATGGTGTGCATTCAACTTCAGGTCCATGGGGAACAGGCGGTATTGGCCTAAGTT
This genomic interval carries:
- the Znf384 gene encoding zinc finger protein 384 isoform X7; this encodes MEESHFNSNPYFWPSIPTVSGQIENTMFINKMKDQLLPEKGCGLAPPHYPTLLTVPASVSLSSGISMDTESKAEQLTPHSQASVTQNITVVPVPSTGLMTAGVSCSQRWRREGSQSRGPGLVITSPSGSLVTTASSAQTFPISAPMIVSALPPGSQALQVVPDLSKKVASTLPEEGGGGGGGGGTVAPPKPPRGRKKKRMLESGLPEMNDPYVLAPEDDDHQKDGKTYRCRMCSLTFYSKSEMQIHSKSHTETKPHKCPHCSKTFANSSYLAQHIRIHSGAKPYSCNFCEKSFRQLSHLQQHTRIHTGDRPYKCAHPGCEKAFTQLSNLQSHRRQHNKDKPFKCHNCHRAYTDAASLEAHLSTHTVKHAKVYTCTICSRAYTSETYLMKHMRKHNPPDLQQQVQAAAAAAAVAQAQAQAQAQAQAQAQAQAQAQAQAQAQAQASQASQQQQQQPPPQPPHFQSPGAAPQGGGGGDSNPNPPPQCSFDLTPYKTAEHHKDICLTVTTSTIQVEHLASS
- the Znf384 gene encoding zinc finger protein 384 isoform X8, with product MEESHFNSNPYFWPSIPTVSGQIENTMFINKMKDQLLPEKGCGLAPPHYPTLLTVPASVSLSSGISMDTESKAEQLTPHSQASVTQNITVVPVPSTGLMTAGPGLVITSPSGSLVTTASSAQTFPISAPMIVSALPPGSQALQVVPDLSKKVASTLPEEGGGGGGGGGTVAPPKPPRGRKKKRMLESGLPEMNDPYVLAPEDDDHQKDGKTYRCRMCSLTFYSKSEMQIHSKSHTETKPHKCPHCSKTFANSSYLAQHIRIHSGAKPYSCNFCEKSFRQLSHLQQHTRIHTGDRPYKCAHPGCEKAFTQLSNLQSHRRQHNKDKPFKCHNCHRAYTDAASLEAHLSTHTVKHAKVYTCTICSRAYTSETYLMKHMRKHNPPDLQQQVQAAAAAAAVAQAQAQAQAQAQAQAQAQAQAQAQAQAQAQASQASQQQQQQPPPQPPHFQSPGAAPQGGGGGDSNPNPPPQCSFDLTPYKTAEHHKDICLTVTTSTIQVEHLASS
- the Znf384 gene encoding zinc finger protein 384 isoform X2, with protein sequence MEESHFNSNPYFWPSIPTVSGQIENTMFINKMKDQLLPEKGCGLAPPHYPTLLTVPASVSLSSGISMDTESKAEQLTPHSQASVTQNITVVPVPSTGLMTAGPGLVITSPSGSLVTTASSAQTFPISAPMIVSALPPGSQALQVVPDLSKKVASTLPEEGGGGGGGGGTVAPPKPPRGRKKKRMLESGLPEMNDPYVLAPEDDDHQKDGKTYRSEGNCGTGNGQSLGLMDSVPGSTTNLLCDPGCRMCSLTFYSKSEMQIHSKSHTETKPHKCPHCSKTFANSSYLAQHIRIHSGAKPYSCNFCEKSFRQLSHLQQHTRIHSKMHTETIKPHKCPHCSKTFANTSYLAQHLRIHSGAKPYNCSYCQKAFRQLSHLQQHTRIHTGDRPYKCAHPGCEKAFTQLSNLQSHRRQHNKDKPFKCHNCHRAYTDAASLEAHLSTHTVKHAKVYTCTICSRAYTSETYLMKHMRKHNPPDLQQQVQAAAAAAAVAQAQAQAQAQAQAQAQAQAQAQAQAQAQAQASQASQQQQQQPPPQPPHFQSPGAAPQGGGGGDSNPNPPPQCSFDLTPYKTAEHHKDICLTVTTSTIQVEHLASS
- the Znf384 gene encoding zinc finger protein 384 isoform X4, which gives rise to MEESHFNSNPYFWPSIPTVSGQIENTMFINKMKDQLLPEKGCGLAPPHYPTLLTVPASVSLSSGISMDTESKAEQLTPHSQASVTQNITVVPVPSTGLMTAGPGLVITSPSGSLVTTASSAQTFPISAPMIVSALPPGSQALQVVPDLSKKVASTLPEEGGGGGGGGGTVAPPKPPRGRKKKRMLESGLPEMNDPYVLAPEDDDHQKDGKTYRCRMCSLTFYSKSEMQIHSKSHTETKPHKCPHCSKTFANSSYLAQHIRIHSGAKPYSCNFCEKSFRQLSHLQQHTRIHSKMHTETIKPHKCPHCSKTFANTSYLAQHLRIHSGAKPYNCSYCQKAFRQLSHLQQHTRIHTGDRPYKCAHPGCEKAFTQLSNLQSHRRQHNKDKPFKCHNCHRAYTDAASLEAHLSTHTVKHAKVYTCTICSRAYTSETYLMKHMRKHNPPDLQQQVQAAAAAAAVAQAQAQAQAQAQAQAQAQAQAQAQAQAQAQASQASQQQQQQPPPQPPHFQSPGAAPQGGGGGDSNPNPPPQCSFDLTPYKTAEHHKDICLTVTTSTIQVEHLASS
- the Znf384 gene encoding zinc finger protein 384 isoform X6 gives rise to the protein MEESHFNSNPYFWPSIPTVSGQIENTMFINKMKDQLLPEKGCGLAPPHYPTLLTVPASVSLSSGISMDTESKAEQLTPHSQASVTQNITVVPVPSTGLMTAGPGLVITSPSGSLVTTASSAQTFPISAPMIVSALPPGSQALQVVPDLSKKVASTLPEEGGGGGGGGGTVAPPKPPRGRKKKRMLESGLPEMNDPYVLAPEDDDHQKDGKTYRSEGNCGTGNGQSLGLMDSVPGSTTNLLCDPGCRMCSLTFYSKSEMQIHSKSHTETKPHKCPHCSKTFANSSYLAQHIRIHSGAKPYSCNFCEKSFRQLSHLQQHTRIHTGDRPYKCAHPGCEKAFTQLSNLQSHRRQHNKDKPFKCHNCHRAYTDAASLEAHLSTHTVKHAKVYTCTICSRAYTSETYLMKHMRKHNPPDLQQQVQAAAAAAAVAQAQAQAQAQAQAQAQAQAQAQAQAQAQAQASQASQQQQQQPPPQPPHFQSPGAAPQGGGGGDSNPNPPPQCSFDLTPYKTAEHHKDICLTVTTSTIQVEHLASS
- the Znf384 gene encoding zinc finger protein 384 isoform X5, which produces MEESHFNSNPYFWPSIPTVSGQIENTMFINKMKDQLLPEKGCGLAPPHYPTLLTVPASVSLSSGISMDTESKAEQLTPHSQASVTQNITVVPVPSTGLMTAGVSCSQRWRREGSQSRGPGLVITSPSGSLVTTASSAQTFPISAPMIVSALPPGSQALQVVPDLSKKVASTLPEEGGGGGGGGGTVAPPKPPRGRKKKRMLESGLPEMNDPYVLAPEDDDHQKDGKTYRSEGNCGTGNGQSLGLMDSVPGSTTNLLCDPGCRMCSLTFYSKSEMQIHSKSHTETKPHKCPHCSKTFANSSYLAQHIRIHSGAKPYSCNFCEKSFRQLSHLQQHTRIHTGDRPYKCAHPGCEKAFTQLSNLQSHRRQHNKDKPFKCHNCHRAYTDAASLEAHLSTHTVKHAKVYTCTICSRAYTSETYLMKHMRKHNPPDLQQQVQAAAAAAAVAQAQAQAQAQAQAQAQAQAQAQAQAQAQAQASQASQQQQQQPPPQPPHFQSPGAAPQGGGGGDSNPNPPPQCSFDLTPYKTAEHHKDICLTVTTSTIQVEHLASS
- the Znf384 gene encoding zinc finger protein 384 isoform X1, whose amino-acid sequence is MEESHFNSNPYFWPSIPTVSGQIENTMFINKMKDQLLPEKGCGLAPPHYPTLLTVPASVSLSSGISMDTESKAEQLTPHSQASVTQNITVVPVPSTGLMTAGVSCSQRWRREGSQSRGPGLVITSPSGSLVTTASSAQTFPISAPMIVSALPPGSQALQVVPDLSKKVASTLPEEGGGGGGGGGTVAPPKPPRGRKKKRMLESGLPEMNDPYVLAPEDDDHQKDGKTYRSEGNCGTGNGQSLGLMDSVPGSTTNLLCDPGCRMCSLTFYSKSEMQIHSKSHTETKPHKCPHCSKTFANSSYLAQHIRIHSGAKPYSCNFCEKSFRQLSHLQQHTRIHSKMHTETIKPHKCPHCSKTFANTSYLAQHLRIHSGAKPYNCSYCQKAFRQLSHLQQHTRIHTGDRPYKCAHPGCEKAFTQLSNLQSHRRQHNKDKPFKCHNCHRAYTDAASLEAHLSTHTVKHAKVYTCTICSRAYTSETYLMKHMRKHNPPDLQQQVQAAAAAAAVAQAQAQAQAQAQAQAQAQAQAQAQAQAQAQASQASQQQQQQPPPQPPHFQSPGAAPQGGGGGDSNPNPPPQCSFDLTPYKTAEHHKDICLTVTTSTIQVEHLASS
- the Znf384 gene encoding zinc finger protein 384 isoform X3 encodes the protein MEESHFNSNPYFWPSIPTVSGQIENTMFINKMKDQLLPEKGCGLAPPHYPTLLTVPASVSLSSGISMDTESKAEQLTPHSQASVTQNITVVPVPSTGLMTAGVSCSQRWRREGSQSRGPGLVITSPSGSLVTTASSAQTFPISAPMIVSALPPGSQALQVVPDLSKKVASTLPEEGGGGGGGGGTVAPPKPPRGRKKKRMLESGLPEMNDPYVLAPEDDDHQKDGKTYRCRMCSLTFYSKSEMQIHSKSHTETKPHKCPHCSKTFANSSYLAQHIRIHSGAKPYSCNFCEKSFRQLSHLQQHTRIHSKMHTETIKPHKCPHCSKTFANTSYLAQHLRIHSGAKPYNCSYCQKAFRQLSHLQQHTRIHTGDRPYKCAHPGCEKAFTQLSNLQSHRRQHNKDKPFKCHNCHRAYTDAASLEAHLSTHTVKHAKVYTCTICSRAYTSETYLMKHMRKHNPPDLQQQVQAAAAAAAVAQAQAQAQAQAQAQAQAQAQAQAQAQAQAQASQASQQQQQQPPPQPPHFQSPGAAPQGGGGGDSNPNPPPQCSFDLTPYKTAEHHKDICLTVTTSTIQVEHLASS